The Tripterygium wilfordii isolate XIE 37 chromosome 5, ASM1340144v1, whole genome shotgun sequence genome window below encodes:
- the LOC119999071 gene encoding adenylosuccinate synthetase 2, chloroplastic-like, translated as MNLSSSLALESSSSIKLTHRQRPITFNRNFVVCSVKSSSSPSSAVTFSAESDRLSRIESLSQVSGVLGCQWGDEGKGKLVDILAQHFDIVARCQGGANAGHTIYNAEGKKFALHLVPSGILNEETRCVIGNGVVVHLPGLFKEIDGLESNGVSCKGRILVSDRAHLLFDFHQVADALREAELAKSLIGTTKSGIGPCYSSKVIRNGIRVSDLRHMDTFPQKLDVLLSDAASRFPGFNYGPEMLREEVEAYKRYAERLEPFIADTVHFMNESISQKKRILVEGGQATMLDIDFGTYPFVTSSNPSAGGICTGLGIATRVVGDIVGVVKAYTTRVGSGPFPTEILGQEGDLLRLAGQEFGTVTGRPRRCGWLDVVALKYCCQINGFSSLNLTKLDVLSDMSEIRLGVAYKQIDGTLVKSFPADLRLLEQIKVEYEVLPGWNSDISSIRKYSDLPKAARRYVEIIEELVGVPVHYMGVGPGRDALIFK; from the exons ATGAACCTCTCTTCTTCTCTGGCGCTGGAGTCCAGCAGCTCTATCAAGTTGACCCATCGACAGCGGCCGATTACTTTCAACAGGAACTTTGTTGTTTGCTCCGTGAAGTCCTCCTCATCACCCTCTTCGGCGGTGACGTTCTCGGCAGAGTCTGACAGATTGAGTCGAATTGAGTCACTGAGTCAGGTATCAGGGGTTTTGGGTTGTCAGTGGGGCGATGAAGGCAAAGGCAAACTCGTCGACATCTTGGCTCAACATTTCGACATAGTTGCCCGCTGTCAG GGAGGAGCAAATGCTGGGCACACCATCTATAATGCAGAAGGAAAGAAATTTGCCCTTCATCTTGTTCCCTCTGGCATCCTTAATGAAGAAACTCGTTGCGTCATCGGGAATGGAGTTGTGGTACATTTGCCTGGTCTTTTCAAAGAAATTGATGGCTTGGAATCAAATGGTGTCTCCTGTAAGGGAAGAATACTGGTGTCTGACCGCGCTCACCTGTTATTTGATTTTCATCAAGTAGCAGACGCGCTAAGAGAAGCTGAGCTTGCTAAATCATTGATAGGCACTACCAAGAgcggaatcggaccttgttacTCAAGCAAGGTGATCCGTAATGGCATAAGGGTAAGTGACCTTAGGCATATGGATACTTTTCCACAGAAGCTTGATGTCTTATTATCAGATGCAGCTTCAAGATTCCCAGGTTTTAACTATGGCCCAGAAATGCTCAGGGAAGAAGTTGAAGCATACAAGAGATATGCTGAAAGGTTGGAGCCTTTCATAGCCGATACTGTGCATTTCATGAACGAATCAATTTCACAAAAGAAGAGGATTTTGGTTGAAGGTGGTCAAGCAACCATGCTAGATATTGATTTTGGAACTTACCCCTTTGTAACCTCCTCTAACCCGTCAGCAGGTGGTATTTGCACTGGTCTTGGCATTGCTACTAGGGTTGTGGGTGATATAGTTGGAGTG GTGAAAGCATATACTACGAGAGTAGGTTCAGGTCCTTTCCCAACAGAAATTTTGGGTCAAGAGGGTGACCTTCTTAGATTAGCTGGGCAGGAGTTCGGCACTGTTACAGGGCGTCCTCGTCGTTGTGGCTGGCTGGATGTGGTTGCGTTGAAGTATTGTTGTCAGATTAatggtttttcttctctcaatctCACCAAATTGGATGTTTTGTCGGATATGTCCGAAATTCGGCTGGGAGTTGCTTATAAACAGATTGATGGTACACTGGTGAAATCATTTCCTGCAGATCTTCGCCTACTTGAGCAAATAAAG GTGGAATATGAAGTGTTACCAGGGTGGAATAGCGATATCTCTTCCATCAGAAAGTATTCTGATCTTCCAAAGGCTGCACGCCGGTATGTGGAAATAATTGAAGAACTTGTCGGAGTACCTGTTCATTACATGGGCGTTGGGCCTGGGCGCGATGCCCTTATATTCAaatga
- the LOC119998454 gene encoding uncharacterized protein LOC119998454: MISIKNWKCSWSLVATSASIVALVSVVHLFLFPVVPSFDYLTNRQAQNSCVPFNGSAEEQTHHVLESLRPVLDLDKRFPFDLHKAVVYRNAPWKAEIGRWLSGCNAVTREVKINEVIGGKGCKSDCSSLGVCNHELGQCRCFHGYSGEGCSERLQFECNYPKTPELPYGRWVVSICSADCDTTRAMCFCGEGTKYPNRPVAEACGFQVNVPTEPGAPRLTDWAKADLDNIFTTNTSKPGWCNVDPVEAYESRVQFKEDCDCKYDGLWGRFCEVPVLSTCINQCSGHGYCRGGFCECDNGWYGADCSVPSVFSSIKGWPRWLQPAQVDIPDMQLMGSPFSLNAVVKKKRPLIYIYDLPPDFNSLLLEGRHFKFDCVNRFYDNRNATLWTDQLYGAQMALYESLLASPHRTLNGEEADFFFVPVLDACIITRADDAPHLSMQDHMGLRSSLTLELYRKAYDHIVEQYSFWNRSSGRDHIWSFSWDEGACYAPKEIWNSMMLVHWGNTNSKHKNSTTAYGADNWDGIPSTKRGNHPCFDPEKDLVLPAWKRPNLASLSSKLWSWPRERRKTLFYFNGNLGPAYLDGRPESTYSMGIRQKVAEEFGSSPNKDGKLGKQHAEDVIVTSVQSRNYQEDLASSVFCGVFPGDGWSGRMEDSILQGCIPVIIQDGIFLPYENVLSYESFAVRIREDEIPNLIKILREFNETEVEFKLANVQKIWQRFMYRDSILLEAERQKAAFRHVEDWAIQLMQLNEDDVLATFLQVLHFKLHNDPWRQQIVHRKTDFGLPQGCLRKNN; the protein is encoded by the exons ATGATTTCAATTAAGAATTGGAAGTGTTCATGGTCTCTGGTAGCTACAAGTGCTTCTATTGTGGCATTGGTCTCGGTGGTTCATCTATTCCTGTTTCCTGTGGTGCCTTCTTTTGATTACCTCACCAACAGACAAGCACAGAACTCCTGTGTCCCATTTAATGGATCTGCTGAGGAACAGACGCACCATGTTTTGGAAAGTTTACGACCAGTGCTTGATCTAGATAAAAGGTTTCCGTTTGACTTGCACAAGGCAGTGGTTTATCGTAATGCACCTTGGAAGGCTGAGATTGGCCGCTGGCTTTCTGGTTGTAATGCAGTTACTAGGGAAGTCAAAATTAATGAG GTAATAGGAGGGAAGGGCTGCAAAAGCGACTGTAGCAGTCTTGGTGTTTGTAATCATGAATTGGGACAATGCCGGTGCTTTCATGGATATAGTG GGGAAGGATGCTCTGAGAGGCTCCAGTTCGAGTGCAATTACCCAAAAACTCCAGAGCTACCATATGGACGATGGGTTGTCTCAATTTGCTCTGCTGACTGTGACACAACGAGGGCGATGTGCTTCTGTGGAGAAGGTACAAAATATCCAAATCGTCCAGTGGCTGAGGCATGTGGGTTTCAAGTGAA CGTGCCTACTGAACCTGGTGCCCCTAGACTGACTGATTGGGCCAAAGCTGACCTTGATAATATTTTCACAACAAACACTAGCAAGCCCGGATGGTGTAATGTGGACCCAGTTGAAGCATATGAATCCAGGGTGCAATTCAAAGAGGATTGCGACTGCAAATATGATGGTCTTTGGGGGCGCTTCTGTGAAGTGCCTGTCCTCTCAACGTGTATCAACCAGTGCTCTGGACATGGGTATTGCCGTGGTGGCTTTTGTGAG TGTGACAATGGCTGGTACGGAGCAGATTGCAGTGTTCCATCAGTTTTTTCTTCGATAAAAGGTTGGCCTCGATGGCTTCAACCAGCTCAAGTTGATATTCCTGATATGCAACTTATGGGAAGTCCTTTTAGTCTCAATGCTGTGGTGAAAAAGAAAAGGCCATTAATTTACATTTATGATCTGCCCCCAGATTTTAACAGTCTACTCCTTGAG GGCAGACATTTTAAGTTTGATTGTGTTAACAGATTTTATGACAACAGGAATGCAACCTTGTGGACAGATCAGCTATATGGCGCTCAG ATGGCACTTTATGAAAGCTTATTAGCTAGTCCACATAGAACTTTAAATGGTGAGGAAGCAGACTTCTTCTTTGTTCCTGTTCTTGATGCATGCATTATAACACGGGCTGACGATGCACCCCACTTGAGTATGCAG GACCATATGGGCTTGAGGAGTTCTTTAACTCTGGAATTGTATAGGAAGGCATATGATCACATTGTTGAGCAATATTCTTTCTGGAATCGGTCATCGGGAAGAGATCATATTTGG TCTTTTTCATGGGATGAAGGTGCTTGCTATGCCCCTAAGGAGATATGGAACAGCATGATGTTGGTTCACTGGGGTAATACGaattcaaaacacaaaaattccACAACAGCCTATGGGGCTGACAACTGGGACGGAATCCCTTCAACTAAGAGAGGCAACCATCCATGCTTTGATCCTGAGAAAGATCTTGTGCTTCCTGCTTGGAAACGTCCCAACTTAGCTTCCTTGAGCTCCAAATTATGGTCTTG GCCCCGTGAAAGGAGGAAGACGCTGTTCTACTTTAATGGAAATCTAGGGCCTGCCTATCTAGATGGAAGACCAGAATCTAC ATATAGCATGGGCATTCGGCAAAAAGTGGCAGAAGAGTTTGGATCAAGCCCAAACAAGGATGGAAAGCTTGGGAAACAGCATGCAGAAGATGTAATTGTAACATCTGTACAATCAAGAAATTATCAAGAGGATCTTGCAAGTTCTGTTTTCTGTGGGGTTTTCCCCGGAGATGGCTGGAGTGGTCGTATGGAGGATAGCATTTTGCAAGGATGCATTCCTGTGATCATTCAG GATGGGATTTTCCTGCCATATGAGAATGTACTCAGTTACGAAAGCTTTGCTGTTCGTATACGTGAAGATGAAATCCCTAACTTGATAAAGATTCTTCGG GAGTTTAATGAGACAGAAGTTGAATTCAAGTTGGCCAATGTGCAGAAAATCTGGCAGAGATTTATGTATCGCGATTCTATTTTGCTTGAAGCTGAGAGACAAAAAGCTGCTTTCCGGCATGTAGAGGACTGGGCAATTCAACTCATGCAGTTAAATGAAGATGATGTCTTGGCAACATTTTTACAG GTTCTGCATTTCAAGTTACACAATGACCCTTGGAGACAACAGATTGTTCATCGAAAGACCGATTTTGGTTTACCGCAAGGATGCTTGAGGAAAAACAATTGA